The proteins below are encoded in one region of Oryzias melastigma strain HK-1 linkage group LG7, ASM292280v2, whole genome shotgun sequence:
- the qars1 gene encoding glutamine--tRNA ligase, producing MADMLELFTSIGLSEQKAKETLKNGALSATLKDAIVQAQRVLGTSAMDKTIGTLLYSMASRLKDTKRLEFLTINIAQRKITSELQLAAALEFLKSRPQDPISQSEFDEACGVGIVITPEQIEDAVESVIKKHKEQLLKERYRFNMGLLMGEARSALKWADGKVIKNEVDMQVLHLLGPKTEADLEKKPKPQKAKVAENDVKNQEKSVNGDTGFGETKSLMEQLRGEALKFHKPGENYTTEGYVVTPNTMNLLKKHLEITGGQIRTRFPPEPNGILHIGHAKAINFNFGYAKANNGICFLRYDDTNPEKEEEKYFTAIKDMVEWLGYTPYDVTHASDNFQKLYDLAVDLIRRGHAYVCHQKGEELKGHNVPPSPWRDRPVEESLVLFERMKKGLFAEGEATLRMKMVMEDGKMDPVAYRIKYTPHHRTGDEWCIYPTYDYTHCLCDSIEDITHSLCTKEFQARRSSYYWLCNALDLYCPVQWEYGRLNLTYTVVSKRKIIKLVETGVVRDWDDPRLFTLTALRRRGFPPEAINNFCARVGVTVSQTTTEPHLLEACVRDVLNDSAPRAMAVLEPLKVTITNLAENFKSDVRVPDFPANEAKGSHTVPFTRTVFIEQSDFREVMEKGYKRLTPDQPVGLRHAGYVISVQKIIKDSEGKVVELEVTCCSSETAEKPKAFIHWVSEPVVCEVRLYEKLFLHKHPEDPSEVPSGFLSDINPHSLEVIRNALVDTSVKTAKVFDKFQFERVGYFSLDPDSTVNKLIFNRTVTLKEDPGKI from the exons gcTCAGCGTGTCCTTGGTACATCAGCAATGGACAAAACCATTGGGACATTGTTGTACAGTATGGCATCTCGACTCAAAGACACCAAACGCCTCGAGTTTCTCACTATCAATATAGCTCAACGAAAAATCACCTCAGAGCTGCAACTtgcag ctgCTTTGGAGTTTCTAAAGTCGCGCCCCCAAGATCCGATCAGCCAGTCAGAGTTTGACGAGGCGTGTGGTGTGGGAATAGTCATTACGCCGGAGCAGATTGAAGATGCT GTCGAGTCTGTGATCAAGAAGCACAAAGAACAGCTGCTAAAGGAGAGGTACCGATTCAACATGGGGTTGCTCATGG GTGAAGCACGTTCAGCTCTCAAGTGGGCGGATGGAAAAGTGATCAAAAACGAAGTGGATATGCAG GTTCTGCATCTCCTAGGACCTAAAACAGAGGCAGACCTGGAGAAAAAGCCTAAG CCACAGAAAGCTAAAGTTGCAGAGAATGACGTGAAGAACCAGGAGAAGTCAGTGAATG GTGACACGGGGTTTGGAGAAACTAAGTCTCTAATGGAGCAGCTCAGAGGAGAGGCTCTCAAGTTTCACAAACCAG GAGAAAATTACACAACTGAGGGTTATGTGGTCACACCAAACACAATGAACCTGCTGAAAAAGCACCTGGAGATCACCGGTGGgcag atCCGTACCCGCTTTCCTCCTGAACCCAATGGCATCCTTCATATCGGACATGCTAAAGCCATCAACTTCAATTTTGGCTATGCTAAA GCAAACAATGGAATTTGTTTTCTAAGATACGATGACACGAACCctgagaaggaggaggagaagtaCTTCACTGCCATCAAGGACATGGTGGAGTGGCTCG GCTACACACCTTACGATGTGACGCACGCGTCGGACAACTTCCAGAAACTATATGACCTCGCTGTGGATCTTATCCGCAG AGGACATGCCTATGTGTGCCATCAGAAAGGCGAGGAACTGAAAGGCCACAACGTCCCTCCGTCGCCATGGAGAGACCGCCCTGTTGAAGAGTCGCTCGTCCTGTTTGAGAGGATGAAGAAAGGTCTGTTTGCTGAGGGAGAAGCCACGCTCAGGATGAAGATGGTAATGGAGGATGGAAAGATGGACCCTGTGGCTTACCGGATCAAATACACACCTCACCATCGGACAGGAGATGAATG GTGCATCTATCCCACTTACGACTATACACACTGCCTGTGTGACTCCATAGAAGACATCACACATTCTCTGTGTACCAAAGAGTTTCAAGCAAG ACGTTCATCATATTACTGGCTGTGTAATGCGCTGGATCTGTACTGCCCCGTTCAGTGGGAATACGGACGCCTTAACCTCACCTACACTGTTGTGTCAAAGAGGAAAATCATCAAGTTGGTTGAGACTGGTGTtgtcag ggACTGGGATGATCCAAGACTCTTCACCTTAACTGCACTGAGGAGAAGAGGTTTCCCTCCAGAAGCTATCAACAACTTTTGTGCACGA GTGGGAGTCACTGTCTCCCAGACAACCACAGAGCCCCACCTGCTGGAGGCTTGTGTGAGGGACGTGCTGAATGACTCTGCCCCTCGAGCCATGGCCGTGCTGGAGCCACTCAAAGTCACCATCACCAACCTTGCAGAAAACTTCAAG TCAGATGTTCGAGTACCAGACTTTCCTGCCAATGAAGCCAAAGGAAGCCACACGGTTCCATTCACACGCACCGTCTTCATTGAACAAAGTGACTTCAGAGAg GTGATGGAGAAAGGCTACAAGCGTCTGACTCCAGATCAGCCTGTTGGTTTGAGACATGCTGGATATGTCATTTCTGTCCAAAAGATCATCAAG GACTCTGAGGGTAAAGTTGTGGAACTCGAGGTGACTTGCTGCAGTTCTGAGACTGCAGAAAAACCAAAAGCCTTCATCCACTGGGTCAGCGAACCAGTGGTGTGTGAAGTGCGTTTATATGAAAAGCT CTTCCTGCACAAACACCCAGAGGATCCATCTGAAGTACCAAGTGGTTTCTTGAGTGACATCAACCCT catTCCCTTGAAGTGATCCGCAATGCCTTAGTGGACACATCAGTCAAGacagctaaagtttttgacaaattccaaTTTGAAAGAGTTGGATATTTCTCTTTGGACCCTGACAGCACTGTAAACAAG CTCATCTTCAACAGAACGGTCACCCTCAAAGAAGACCCTGGAAAGATCTAA
- the LOC112159515 gene encoding glutamine-rich protein 1, which translates to MNNSMDSTGSYEELMRQKARSIPQHRMKEFLESLASKGPDALQEFSQQSGDTTTTTSTMVYQQETNCIYTDSTEVAGSLLELACPVQVQVQPQQQQIQESASQQQSVQQNTEQQIVQVQIQGQQQGQMLGQVLQVPSSSHQQLQGVTTAQLIQPGDLTEEQHQQLQAQLVAAVAGGQQIQIQTVGALSPTQQQDGTERRVMGTTIAAAQGAGVLQPAKKRKVDMPITVSYALPGQQVATVLAIPQGQGQQQSYVSLRPDLLTVDSSHLYSATGTITSPTGETWTIPVYSAPAGSGGREQVTHIAIPQDAYGTVQVAGANTTTMTTMPTQVTVENDKLKNVTCQSQTAQAVSSITSSGGMGTQEEVVHTLSANTLFPAQLMNGNIHIPVAVQGYSNTTQSLIWDPQQQILHTQGLTGQEAQQLQVIAQGQTVVAEVDGQGQQQVQVQELLLPATLKPEEGLDVWRLWAQRKNAELDKSDKNKLAPIGRRQALRFQEDLVSCAVAELCMGLSLMTTEARGLEEESYEADVLYYIFLCIQKYLFDNGRVDDIFSDQYYTRFAHSLHQILESWRPSVHPLGYVIPSHVTEEMLWECKQLGAHSPSTLLTTLMFFNTKYFHLKTVDQHLKAAFSKVLRHTRKSPNNPKDKSTSIRYLKATERFIGQKVTDDMYAEQLEDPENPLRCPIKLYDFYLFKCPQSAKGRNDTYYLTPEPVVAPNSPIWYSTQSIPKEQLEQMLARILVVREIQEAVNMSENVH; encoded by the exons ATGAACAACTCCATGGATAGTACAGGCTCCTATGAAGAGCTAATGAGACAGAAAGCTCGGAGTATCCCCCAGCATCGCATGAAGGAGTTTCTGGAGTCTTTGGCCAGCAAAGGTCCAGATGCATTGCAGGAATTTAGCCAACAAAGTGGAGACACTACAACCACCACTTCCACCATGGTTTACCAACAGGAGACCAACTGCATCTACACAGACAGCACAGAAGTAGCGGGATCACTGTTGGAGTTGGCATGTCCG GTTCAGGTGCAGGTTcagccacagcagcagcagatacaAGAGTCTGCATCCCAGCAACAGTCTGTGCAGCAGAATACAGAACAACAGATAGTgcag gtgcAGATTCAAGGTCAACAGCAAGGCCAGATGCTGGGCCAGGTTCTCCAAGTACCCTCTAGCTCACACCAGCAACTACAAGGTGTAACCACTGCACAGCTGATTCAGCCCGGGGACCTAACAGAAGAGCAGCACCAACAG CTACAAGCACAGTTGGTGGCAGCTGTTGCAGGAGGTCAACAAATCCAGATCCAGACCGTAGGAGCCCTCTCTCCCACTCAACAGCAGGATGGTACTGAGAGAAGAGTAATGGGGACCACAATAGCTGCAGCCCAGGGAGCAGGTGTTCTCCAGCCAGCCAAGAAACGCAAGGTGGACATGCCCATCACGGTGTCTTATGCTCTTCCTGGCCAGCAGGTAGCCACAGTCCTGGCTATTCCTCAGGGTCAGGGACAGCAGCAGAGTTATGTCTCACTGCGACCAGATCTCCTAACTGTGGACAGTTCACACCTTTACAGCGCCACTGGGACTATCACGAGTCCTACAGGAGAGACCTGGACCATCCCTGTTTATTCTGCACCTGCTGGATCTGGAGGTCGTGAGCAGGTCACACACATTGCCATTCCCCAAGATGCCTATGGAACAGTGCAGGTTGCTGGAGCGAACACTACAACAATGACAACAATGCCAACACAGGTCACGGTTGAGAATGACAAGCTTAAAAATGTGACTTGTCAAAGTCAGACAGCACAGGCCGTTTCCAGCATAACAAGCTCTGGTGGCATGGGGACCCAGGAGGAAGTGGTGCACACGCTGTCTGCAAACACCCTGTTTCCTGCCCAGCTGATGAATGGGAACATCCACATCCCTGTGGCTGTGCAGGGCTACTCAAACACCACACAGTCGCTTATTTGGGACCCTCAACAGCAGATCCTGCACACACAGGGTCTGACAGGACAGGAAGCCCAGCAGCTGCAAGTAATAGCACAG GGTCAGACGGTGGTGGCAGAAGTAGACGGCCAAGGCCAACAGCAAGTGCAGGTCCAAGAGCTGCTTTTGCCCGCTACACTGAAGCCAGAGGAGGGGTTGGATGTGTGGCGGCTTTGGGCTCAGCGCAAAAACGCTGAATTGGACAAGTCGGACAAGAACAAACTTGCTCCAATAGGCC GACGGCAGGCACTGCGCTTTCAGGAGGACTTGGTGTCTTGTGCGGTGGCTGAGCTGTGTATGGGTCTGTCTTTGATGACGACAGAGGCTCGTGGACTGGAGGAGGAGTCGTATGAGGCCGATGTCCTTTACTATATCTTTTTGTGTATACAAAAA TATCTGTTTGATAACGGTCGAGTGGATGACATCTTCTCAGATCAGTACTACACTCGTTTTGCACATAGTCTGCACCAAATCTTGGAATCTTGGAGGCCATCTGTTCATCCTTTAG GTTACGTTATCCCCAGTCATGTGACGGAGGAAATGCTGTGGGAATGTAAACAGCTGGGAGCTCATTCTCCTTCCACACTGCTTACAACTCTCATGTTCTTCAACACAAA gtattttcatCTGAAAACGGTGGATCAACATTTGAAAGCGGCCTTTTCAAAAGTGTTAAGACATACCAGGAAGAGTCCCAATAATCCTAAAGATAAAAGTACCAGCATCCGATACCTCAAGGCAACAGAGAGGTTCATTGGACAGAAAG tcACAGACGACATGTATGCAGAACAACTGGAAGACCCAGAGAATCCACTACGATGCCCCATCAAGCTCTACGATTTCTACCTCTTCAAATG cCCGCAGAGCGCCAAAGGTCGCAACGATACCTACTATCTGACTCCGGAGCCTGTGGTGGCTCCAAACAGCCCCATCTGGTACTCGACCCAGTCAATCCCGAAAGAGCAGCTGGAGCAGATGTTGGCTCGCATCCTCGTCGTTCGTGAAATCCAGGAAGCCGTTAATATGTCGGAAAACGTGCATTAG